The DNA sequence AAAGAATCACATAGCTTAAAATCTCAAATACTATGTAAATGCTGACAATAATATATGACACGATAACGGCAGCAGTAAACTTGCCTATAAGTAGAGTAGATCTCCTGATTGGAAGCGGGAATATATGGTAAGCTGTCTTATTTTCTATTTCACTTGAAACAGCCGGAGAACCAAAGAAAACAGCGGAAAAGACCGGGAGATATGAGAGTACAAAAGCCCAGAGGTACAGGACCGCGCTCTCCTTTAGAGAAGAAGGAAGTGAGTTAAAAGATGTCCCGGCAAAGGATATGTGAAGGTTTCCTATGTATTTTAGTGTAAAATACGTCATAAGTGCAGAAATCAGAAGAGAAATGACAAACATCAGGTAAAAGCTTCTTGATCTGTAGTAATTACGAAAATACTGCCACATTACAATACTAAAGTTTCTTGTAACCTGAACCATAATACATCACTTATTCACGCACCGTGAGTCTTCACGTAAAACTTGATTGCTGTATGCTTATTAATCATGACTGTACAGTTCTCTGGGAAGGTCTCCTTTTGTTGGGCGTAGAGTTCACCATATGAAGGAAAATGACTCTAACCTCAATGGCATTCAGTCATGATTACCTGCAGAGTTCATAAACTCCATTTCGATATCGTGCTCAATCATTATCACAAAGGAATTTTTTTAGAAGAAAGTGTATCTTATGATAAAGAGGGATCAGTATTAGCAATTTATGCCCAAAGCACTCATAAAGAGCATTAAATTTTATTTTTGGGAAAAGGGGTCAAACAATCCAACTTGAAAAGAGTGGAATCACATTTCAGAAGAATTCGTACCGGTTGACCATGTCCCTCCATTCCTCCGGCTTTATACTAAACTCTCTACATATTTCAGGAACTTCAACACCCTGCTTCAAAAGTTTTCTTATCCTTTTGACATCCCTTCTCTTAAGTTCTGCCATGGAATTACTTCACCTGAGTTACCAGTGCTATTCCATATCTAATCTTTTCTATTTGCGTCCAGGTTGCAGTGAGTCATAAGCTTCAGTCGACGATGTTGACAAGCTTTCCCGCGTTTGACATGTTTATCTTCCACTCTGGAAACGTCTTCAGGGTTTCGGAGATCACCGATAGGAAATTCTGCATTTCCCCTTCAGGCACAACAAAATCCATGGACATCCTTTTACCATCATAACCCTGTACCTTTGAAAACATAGGGATAAAAGCCTCTGCGGTCTTCTTCCTGAAAAATTCCAGGACGTCATTTTTTGCTGGTCCTTCATAGAGGTTTTCTCCACCTGAAATTTTATCAATACTACCGTTCAATTGATCTAATGGTGAGTTAACGGCATAGAGTCCTCGAACCAGGTCATCGGAAGTGAATTTGATCTCCCTGATCCATTTGCCAGAAAGAGGAGGTTCCTCTGCTTTTTTAGAGGACTCAGGAGGCTCACTCTCCAGGGAAAAATAAAACAAGGGAATTCTTTCGTCTATCTTCTTTAAGGTCGAGATCAATCCTCCTCCTTTACCAATGTATTCGAGGCTGATCTTGCTCGTTTTCTTTAAAATTGACACAACCTCGTTAGACACTTCTTCCAGAAAATTCCTGTGAAATCTCACCCTTGTATATAGGGTGCCATTGTCAAGTGAAATCTCATCCAGAATGACTGATGGTATTTTCAGGAATGATCTAAGGTAGCTGAGTTCATTGATTACAGAATCCGAAAGTTCAACGATCCATGTGGATCCCAGATTTTTCGCTCCTATGGAGTCCAGGTAGATCTTCACGTTCCTGTTTTGAGTAAGTTCATTATCGAGGAAGAATAAGATGCTGATCTTATTAGCGTCAACAAAGGCAGTGCATGGGACTTTCAGACCCAATTTCTGGCTAAGGTCCAGCAACCCATATTCATCTCTGAATGCTACGACGCACTGCATGTCTAGAAGTTGATCGACATCTCTGATTAGCATAGGCGTAGTATAGTCTGCACCAGTAAATCTGTTCCACCGGTGGGAATGAATTTTCTTCGGCATAGTACAAGGGAATCTAACTATTGACATGCACTGTTAGATACCTTGATATTCTGCGGAGTTGACACAATGATTGTGCAGAGAGAATGGATGCAAAATGAGGATTTTCCTGTATTTGAAATGATTCTTGCTTTCAGCATCTCATCGTAATTCAGGGATTATTGAACATTAGACTGGAATGCATTTGTTGACGGTGATCTGCAACAAAAAAGGCGAAATTAATTCATGTTTGCATTAAGGAATTAAAATTTTATATAAATCACTTATTTTGCTATGTGGAAGAAGACGGTCAGAATGGTTATCATAGCATAATCAAGAGAATAGAGGAAATGAATAGATACCGTGGACTTCTCGAGCTTCAGGAAGAAATCTCAAAGATGCATGGTAGGTATCCGTTCTCAGTATACGCAAACATCAAGGGGCGGTTATCGGAAAAACTGAGGGTATTCGAGGATCCTGATTGTGCTGAGGTTGGCCTCAAGATACTATTTATGAATGGATCTAGGATCAACGTCGAGGAAGCAGACTGCTTAAACGCAAGAGATCGCGGGATGAAGTTACCAAACTATCTCTTCATAAAATACCCAAATGCAGTGGATTTCGAGATTCCATCTATCGCAAAGGGACCGATGAGGCATGTTGAAGTCTCTCATGATGAAGGCGAAACAAAGAAAACCAAGGATTTCTACATAGCTGTGGATGTTTTCAAGTCAAGGGTGGAATACATGATTAGACTTGTAGACAGGATGGAAGCACTGTATGCAGGAATGATTCCTGCCATAGTGGATATAATAAGGGAAATCGGTAAAAGTCTGAGGGAGCTCTACAGGCGGCTTGTTGCTATAAGGGCATAAACCGGAGGAGCGGCCACAAAATCGGGTCCACGAAACAATCTTTACCAAAATTATTACATCAACTTATAAACCGGCGGAAGTCGGGTCGAAAGGTTTAATCTTTGTTACACTCCAGAGTTCTTTGGCAGGAACATATCTGGCGTATTCAGCTCATTAAGGAGTACATAACACTTCATAATGGTTTACAGTAAATTCTGAACTGTGTATGAGAAACCGGGGATACAGGTCCTAGAAAGAACGAGAGGATATGTGAGGACAGACGGTGGAAAGGTTGTGAGGGGATTCAAGTACACAAACGGGAGAAACGGCACCTTGAATCTCTTTGCTGCACCGAACATAATGACCAGCATGGTAAATTCAA is a window from the Thermoplasmatales archaeon genome containing:
- a CDS encoding ABC-type transport system involved in multi-copper enzyme maturation, permease component, which produces MVQVTRNFSIVMWQYFRNYYRSRSFYLMFVISLLISALMTYFTLKYIGNLHISFAGTSFNSLPSSLKESAVLYLWAFVLSYLPVFSAVFFGSPAVSSEIENKTAYHIFPLPIRRSTLLIGKFTAAVIVSYIIVSIYIVFEILSYVILFGSFPGIVFLYSYLLLLLFIISITAFTFLISSIFNKNMYAYITVFLLYYLIFNALYIILDFLYNYNAFFLLSDAASIIERVFINLNTTVPGSTSISLNGAGTGPTEIAALVMILYTVVSIAGSLILFDRKEVK